One genomic region from Flagellimonas oceani encodes:
- a CDS encoding N-acetylmuramoyl-L-alanine amidase family protein translates to MNKSRLAFLVFALLVLPLTSFNKNDTEVQSKDKFVVVLDAGHGGHDPGNIGNGYLEKKIALAIVLKVGKELEKHPDIKVVYTRDDDTFVDLFERGEIANKANADLFVSVHCNAHSSDAYGTETYVLGLHANRQNFEVAKKENSVIYLEDNYEQRYAEYDINSPESVIGLTIMQEEFLDQSIQLGKKLQDNFTKQLKRKDRKVKQAGFIVLHQTFMPSVLVEAGFLTNKNEGSYLNSEKGQQEMGNAIAKAVLAYKEEMGLATSNPVAETPKPEDTEVALEIKEEAPKEETIKKEEPPKQETSNTNVAKTEEKNGAEATNSGIVFKVQLMASGKAIPLSPENFNGLDELSKEPYKNMFRYMYGNASNYEAAKKLKNDADSKGYTTSYIVAYKNGVRVPITDALK, encoded by the coding sequence ATGAATAAAAGTCGGTTGGCATTTTTAGTTTTCGCACTTCTGGTCCTTCCCTTGACCTCTTTCAACAAAAATGATACCGAGGTTCAATCGAAAGATAAATTTGTTGTGGTTTTGGATGCGGGGCATGGTGGGCATGACCCTGGCAACATTGGAAATGGCTATTTGGAAAAGAAAATAGCACTGGCCATTGTCCTAAAAGTCGGGAAAGAGCTGGAAAAGCATCCGGACATCAAAGTGGTTTACACACGGGATGATGACACCTTTGTGGATTTGTTCGAACGCGGGGAAATCGCCAATAAGGCGAACGCCGACCTTTTTGTGTCCGTACACTGCAACGCACATAGCTCCGATGCCTATGGAACGGAAACCTACGTGCTTGGATTGCACGCCAATCGCCAAAACTTTGAAGTGGCCAAAAAGGAGAACTCGGTAATCTATCTAGAGGATAATTATGAGCAGCGCTATGCCGAGTACGACATCAACTCGCCGGAATCCGTAATAGGGCTTACCATTATGCAGGAAGAATTTTTGGACCAGAGCATCCAATTGGGAAAAAAGCTTCAGGATAATTTTACAAAACAGTTAAAGCGTAAAGACAGAAAGGTGAAACAGGCCGGGTTTATAGTCTTGCACCAGACCTTTATGCCAAGTGTCCTGGTCGAGGCAGGATTTTTGACCAATAAGAACGAAGGAAGCTACCTTAATTCCGAAAAAGGTCAGCAAGAAATGGGCAATGCCATAGCCAAAGCTGTATTGGCATATAAGGAGGAAATGGGGCTCGCTACTTCAAATCCCGTTGCCGAAACGCCAAAACCCGAAGATACCGAAGTGGCCTTGGAAATAAAAGAAGAGGCCCCCAAAGAGGAAACCATCAAAAAAGAAGAACCGCCCAAACAAGAAACAAGCAATACCAATGTTGCCAAGACAGAAGAGAAAAATGGGGCGGAAGCCACAAATTCTGGCATAGTCTTTAAAGTACAGCTCATGGCAAGTGGAAAAGCGATACCTTTAAGTCCGGAAAATTTTAATGGACTGGACGAATTGTCCAAAGAGCCTTACAAAAATATGTTCCGATATATGTATGGCAATGCAAGCAATTACGAGGCGGCAAAGAAGTTGAAGAACGATGCGGATTCCAAGGGATATACCACATCGTACATCGTGGCATACAAAAATGGGGTAAGGGTTCCGATAACGGACGCATTGAAGTAG
- a CDS encoding MlaD family protein translates to MKLTREIKTGIIVVAGIAAFIFGLSYLKSSALFENSKTFYAIYDDVGGLQPGTKVTINGFNVGNVTDIRFRDSSGKLLVTLTVTNEFEFSRNSIAELFDTGIIGGKGVQIVPVLDNAPPAKSGDTLQSKIKLGLTELVQQKLTPLQMKVEGAVSNADSLLMNVNQILDDPTKKQLQETIVSMNQLVKSFKGSADNLNKLLDNNQAQLDSSLKNVSHITSNFSKISDSLVNADLGGTLAQFQTTVGKLNSILAKIERGEGTLGKLQKDDALYDNLAEASRELDLLLQDFRLNPKRYVNVSVFGKKQKEYTLPEDDPAEEEENPTEQQENNP, encoded by the coding sequence TTGAAACTAACCAGGGAAATTAAAACCGGGATTATCGTAGTTGCTGGAATAGCAGCCTTTATTTTTGGCTTGAGCTACTTAAAATCCTCCGCTCTTTTTGAAAATAGCAAGACTTTTTACGCCATTTACGATGATGTAGGAGGTTTGCAACCGGGAACAAAAGTGACCATTAACGGCTTTAATGTGGGCAATGTCACCGATATCAGGTTCAGGGATAGTTCCGGAAAATTACTGGTAACCTTGACAGTCACCAACGAATTTGAGTTTTCGAGAAATAGTATTGCTGAATTGTTCGATACTGGAATCATTGGAGGTAAAGGGGTGCAAATTGTACCGGTATTGGACAACGCCCCGCCTGCAAAATCAGGGGATACATTGCAATCCAAAATAAAATTGGGGCTTACCGAGCTGGTACAGCAAAAACTGACGCCTTTACAAATGAAGGTAGAGGGTGCCGTCTCCAATGCGGACTCGCTGTTGATGAACGTGAACCAAATACTGGATGACCCTACCAAAAAACAACTTCAGGAAACGATTGTTTCGATGAATCAATTGGTAAAATCTTTTAAGGGGAGTGCCGATAATTTGAACAAATTGTTGGACAATAATCAGGCGCAATTGGACAGCTCACTGAAGAACGTGAGCCATATAACATCAAACTTTTCCAAGATTTCAGATTCTTTGGTCAATGCAGATTTGGGCGGTACCTTGGCCCAGTTCCAGACCACCGTGGGCAAATTGAACAGTATTCTCGCCAAAATAGAGCGTGGCGAGGGCACATTGGGCAAATTGCAAAAGGACGATGCGCTCTACGATAATTTGGCAGAGGCATCCAGGGAACTGGACCTGTTGCTCCAGGACTTTAGACTCAATCCAAAACGCTACGTCAACGTTTCCGTGTTTGGTAAAAAGCAAAAAGAATACACGCTCCCGGAAGACGACCCTGCCGAAGAAGAGGAAAACCCGACCGAACAACAAGAAAACAATCCGTAA
- a CDS encoding (Fe-S)-binding protein has protein sequence MEYLPNIIFAVALIAGIGFFVRNVKKLTRNIKLGRDVDVSDNKAQRWKNMAKIALGQTKMVVRPIAGIMHVIVYVGFIIINIEVLEIILDGLFGTHRLFSPLGPVYDLLIGSFEILALLVIVAVVVFWIRRNIIRIQRFIKPEMKGWPKTDGNMILYIEFVLMVLFLTMNAADFQLQQLGAEHYKQAGAFPVSQFIVPLLDGLSESSLILVERTAWWLHILGILAFLNYLYYSKHLHILLAFPNTYYGKIKPQGQFNNLESVTKEVKLMMDPDADPYAAPAEDSTAEPEKFGASDVMDLNWVQLLNAYTCTECGRCTAECPANQTGKKLSPRKIMMDTRDRLEEVGKIMDANKGEFFSDGKQLLNDYITPEELWACTTCNACVQACPVSIDPLSIIVEMRRYLVMEQSAAPTELNNMMSNIENNGAPWPYNQMDRLNWVNE, from the coding sequence ATGGAATATCTGCCCAATATTATATTTGCCGTGGCCCTGATAGCGGGCATTGGCTTTTTTGTCCGCAACGTAAAAAAGTTGACAAGGAACATTAAGCTGGGAAGAGATGTTGATGTAAGCGACAACAAAGCACAGCGATGGAAGAACATGGCAAAGATAGCTTTGGGCCAGACAAAAATGGTGGTACGCCCCATAGCGGGCATAATGCACGTTATAGTTTATGTCGGTTTTATCATCATCAATATTGAGGTACTGGAAATTATTCTCGATGGGCTTTTTGGAACCCACAGATTGTTTTCGCCGCTTGGTCCTGTGTATGACCTTTTGATAGGTTCTTTTGAAATATTGGCACTTTTGGTTATTGTGGCCGTGGTGGTTTTTTGGATACGAAGGAACATAATCAGGATTCAGCGTTTCATAAAACCAGAAATGAAAGGATGGCCCAAAACGGATGGAAACATGATTCTGTACATTGAATTTGTATTGATGGTTCTGTTTCTCACCATGAACGCTGCCGATTTTCAGTTGCAACAATTGGGCGCCGAGCATTATAAGCAAGCAGGCGCATTTCCCGTTAGCCAATTTATTGTTCCATTGTTGGATGGCCTTTCCGAATCATCTTTGATTTTGGTTGAAAGGACAGCGTGGTGGTTGCATATCTTGGGTATTTTGGCCTTTCTCAACTACCTCTATTACTCAAAACATTTACACATCCTTTTGGCATTTCCCAATACCTATTACGGTAAAATAAAGCCACAAGGGCAGTTCAATAATTTGGAATCGGTCACCAAAGAGGTTAAATTGATGATGGACCCCGATGCGGACCCATATGCCGCACCAGCGGAAGATAGCACCGCAGAGCCCGAAAAATTCGGGGCATCCGATGTTATGGACCTCAATTGGGTACAGTTGCTCAATGCATACACCTGCACCGAGTGCGGACGATGTACAGCGGAGTGTCCGGCCAATCAAACCGGAAAAAAACTGTCCCCACGTAAAATTATGATGGACACCCGCGACCGATTGGAAGAAGTGGGCAAAATCATGGATGCCAACAAAGGAGAATTTTTTTCCGATGGCAAACAATTGTTGAACGATTATATTACCCCAGAGGAACTTTGGGCATGCACCACGTGTAATGCTTGTGTGCAAGCCTGCCCTGTGAGCATAGACCCATTGTCCATTATTGTGGAAATGCGTAGGTATTTGGTGATGGAGCAATCTGCAGCACCTACCGAGTTGAACAATATGATGTCCAATATCGAAAACAATGGAGCTCCATGGCCGTACAACCAAATGGACCGACTAAATTGGGTAAACGAATAA
- a CDS encoding (Fe-S)-binding protein gives MSEQLKVKTMQEFMAEGKQPEILFWVGSAGSFDDRAKKISRAFVKLLNKADVDFAVLGTEESSTGDVAKRAGNEFLFQMQAMMNIEVLNGYEIKRIVTCDPHSFNTLKNEYPSLGGNYDVVHHTQYLKELIDNGRLTITGDGYKGKRITFHDPCYLGRANSVFDAPRELLAKTNAELVEMKRHKKTALCCGAGGAQMFKEPEKGDMDVNVLRTKGALETNPNIIATGCPYCNTMMTDGIKAHEKEDSVTVLDVAEVLANSQGL, from the coding sequence ATGAGCGAACAATTGAAGGTCAAGACCATGCAAGAGTTTATGGCAGAAGGAAAACAGCCAGAGATATTGTTCTGGGTGGGTTCTGCCGGTAGTTTTGATGACCGTGCCAAGAAAATATCCAGGGCCTTTGTAAAGTTGTTGAACAAGGCCGATGTGGATTTTGCCGTTTTGGGCACCGAAGAGAGCTCGACCGGTGATGTGGCCAAAAGAGCTGGCAACGAATTTTTGTTCCAGATGCAGGCCATGATGAACATAGAAGTACTGAATGGCTACGAAATAAAACGAATTGTTACCTGCGACCCGCATTCCTTCAATACGTTAAAAAACGAGTACCCAAGTTTGGGAGGCAATTATGATGTGGTGCACCATACCCAATACTTGAAAGAGCTTATCGATAACGGGCGCTTGACCATTACCGGGGACGGATACAAAGGGAAGCGCATCACTTTTCACGACCCGTGTTATTTGGGCAGGGCCAATTCCGTTTTTGATGCACCACGCGAACTGCTTGCCAAGACAAATGCAGAATTGGTGGAGATGAAGCGCCATAAAAAAACAGCGCTGTGCTGCGGGGCAGGTGGCGCTCAAATGTTCAAAGAGCCAGAAAAGGGAGATATGGACGTCAATGTGCTACGGACCAAAGGAGCCTTGGAGACCAATCCCAATATCATAGCCACAGGCTGCCCCTATTGCAATACCATGATGACAGATGGTATCAAGGCACACGAAAAAGAGGACAGTGTCACAGTTTTGGATGTAGCCGAAGTATTGGCCAACTCCCAAGGATTGTAA
- a CDS encoding ABC transporter ATPase — MLADFNKLPDHSRVWIYQANRSFTEEEQKEIEESLTAFLKEWTAHGSDLNAGFEIKYKRFIVIGLDQTNVSASGCSIDASVHFIQSLEQKYNVELLDRMNVSFKQGEFIAYKPLIDFKKMAKAKSVSPSTIVFNNLVATKQEYLENWEVPASDSWHSRFV; from the coding sequence ATGCTAGCGGATTTTAATAAATTGCCAGATCACTCCAGAGTTTGGATTTATCAAGCCAATAGGAGTTTTACGGAAGAAGAGCAAAAAGAAATTGAGGAAAGCCTAACAGCCTTTTTAAAGGAATGGACGGCCCACGGCAGTGACCTTAACGCAGGATTCGAAATAAAATACAAACGTTTTATTGTTATCGGGTTGGACCAGACCAATGTCAGTGCTTCGGGATGTTCCATTGATGCCTCGGTGCACTTTATCCAAAGTTTGGAGCAAAAATATAATGTAGAACTATTGGATAGAATGAATGTTTCCTTCAAACAGGGAGAGTTCATAGCTTACAAGCCGTTGATCGATTTTAAGAAAATGGCCAAGGCCAAATCGGTTTCTCCAAGCACCATCGTGTTCAACAATCTGGTAGCCACCAAACAGGAATATCTGGAAAACTGGGAAGTACCTGCCAGCGACAGTTGGCACTCCAGATTTGTATAA
- a CDS encoding glycoside hydrolase family 3 N-terminal domain-containing protein yields the protein MRIKLQLPLFLLVCLQTFGQSNPLIVKDSLAQMAWVENQYANMSLQEKVGQLFMVSVASNQSKAATDKVKNLVEEQGIGGVIFLVGGPLRQAKLTNEYQSVSKVPLLIGSDAEWGMAMRLDSTYAFPWNMTLGAIRDSTIVEKVGNQIGKHAKRLGVHINFAPDLDVNNNPENPIIGNRSFGENPENVAKKGRAFVRGMEKAGVLTSGKHFPGHGDTATDSHKSLPIITSSVERLDSIELYPFKKTMEAGLSSTMVAHLEVPSLESREGHPSTLSKSIVTGVLKNQLGFKGLVITDALNMKAVSEFAPEGKVELEAFLAGNDLLLMPENVLKAKETFVQAYDEGLITEERLAESVKKILMAKYKVGLYDYKAVDLKNLYEDLNGLENDVIYEEAIEAAITVAKNNFSLMPIKKLDNKKIAYVHFGDDPGTTFHESMNKYYKVTHIKAKDIAQYKKELANYNLVIIGFHKDNSSPWKGYKFSKNELFWLEEISRLRTSNTILALFARPYALLDVLNFDTMDGVVVGYQNSKIAQEKVAEVIFGAIGATGKLPVSAHNEFPVGTGVDVEPIQRLGYSIPERVGMSSELLAEVDTLVQHGLDSLMFPGAQVLIARKGKVIYNKSFGHPTYNSEEKVTEESIYDLASLTKILSTLPMIMKMEEEGKIALNDTFKDLIPAYADTELKDVSVLKALSHYGRLPSWIAFYLDTLDKDRKPSTEFYSPNPSEAFPYKVAEHLYLTRAYKDSIYNRIGRQSLKSNRYRYSDVGYYVFKEYIEKTYSRPIDELVNEFLYRPMGLQRTTFNPLKKFPKTEIVPSEEDDYYRYQTVQGYVHDMGAAMQGGVGGHAGLFSTANEIAKIMQMYLQGGYYGGERFFNARTVKRFNTCYFCNKNVRRGVGFDKPQLEDSGPTCGCVSRKSFGHSGFTGTYTWADPDEEIVYVFLSNRTYPSATNTLLIKSGLRTRIQQAIYDSIIN from the coding sequence ATGCGGATAAAACTCCAACTCCCCCTTTTCCTACTCGTGTGCCTTCAAACGTTTGGACAGTCGAATCCCTTGATTGTCAAGGACTCCTTGGCCCAGATGGCATGGGTGGAAAATCAATATGCGAACATGTCCCTACAGGAAAAAGTGGGACAGCTGTTCATGGTAAGTGTTGCATCAAATCAAAGCAAGGCAGCGACCGATAAGGTCAAAAACCTTGTTGAGGAACAGGGTATAGGAGGGGTTATCTTTTTGGTCGGTGGACCGTTACGGCAAGCCAAACTCACCAATGAATATCAATCCGTTTCCAAAGTACCCTTGCTGATCGGTTCCGATGCTGAGTGGGGCATGGCCATGCGTTTGGATTCTACCTACGCATTTCCGTGGAACATGACGTTGGGAGCCATTCGAGACAGTACGATCGTAGAAAAGGTAGGTAATCAAATAGGAAAACATGCCAAACGATTGGGCGTCCATATCAATTTTGCACCGGACTTGGATGTGAACAATAATCCTGAGAACCCTATTATTGGAAACCGGTCTTTTGGTGAAAATCCTGAAAATGTGGCCAAAAAGGGGCGTGCTTTTGTTCGGGGAATGGAAAAGGCCGGCGTGCTCACCAGTGGCAAGCACTTTCCGGGGCATGGGGATACCGCCACGGATTCCCATAAATCTTTGCCCATCATTACCTCCTCCGTGGAGCGTTTGGATTCCATTGAACTCTATCCCTTTAAAAAAACAATGGAGGCCGGATTAAGTTCCACCATGGTGGCACATTTGGAAGTTCCCAGTTTGGAGAGCAGGGAAGGGCATCCATCCACCCTTTCCAAAAGTATTGTTACCGGAGTGTTGAAAAATCAATTGGGTTTTAAAGGTTTGGTGATTACAGATGCCTTGAACATGAAGGCAGTTTCCGAATTTGCTCCAGAAGGCAAAGTTGAGCTCGAAGCCTTCTTGGCAGGTAACGATTTATTGTTGATGCCTGAGAATGTGCTCAAGGCCAAAGAAACTTTTGTTCAGGCTTATGATGAAGGATTGATTACAGAGGAAAGACTGGCCGAATCCGTTAAAAAGATATTGATGGCCAAATATAAGGTGGGCTTGTATGATTATAAGGCCGTGGACCTGAAGAATTTGTACGAGGATCTGAACGGACTCGAGAACGATGTAATCTATGAAGAGGCCATTGAGGCGGCCATAACAGTGGCAAAAAACAATTTCTCATTGATGCCCATCAAAAAACTGGACAACAAAAAAATAGCCTATGTCCATTTTGGGGACGATCCTGGTACCACTTTCCACGAATCAATGAACAAATACTACAAGGTGACCCACATCAAAGCCAAGGATATTGCACAATATAAAAAAGAGCTCGCCAATTACAACTTGGTCATTATCGGTTTCCATAAAGACAATTCCAGCCCATGGAAAGGGTATAAATTTTCGAAAAACGAGCTGTTTTGGCTGGAAGAAATATCACGCTTGAGAACCAGCAACACTATTTTGGCACTGTTTGCCAGACCCTATGCTCTGTTGGACGTTCTCAATTTTGATACGATGGACGGTGTGGTGGTAGGTTATCAGAACAGTAAGATTGCCCAAGAAAAGGTAGCGGAGGTAATATTTGGTGCCATTGGTGCAACGGGAAAACTGCCGGTCTCTGCCCATAATGAATTTCCCGTGGGAACAGGTGTCGATGTGGAACCCATACAACGCTTAGGCTACAGTATCCCCGAAAGGGTCGGGATGAGTTCGGAGCTTTTGGCCGAGGTGGACACCTTGGTGCAGCATGGATTGGATTCCTTGATGTTCCCGGGCGCCCAGGTTTTGATCGCCAGAAAGGGAAAGGTAATCTATAACAAGAGTTTTGGCCATCCAACCTACAATTCCGAGGAAAAAGTAACGGAAGAATCCATTTACGACCTCGCCTCCCTTACAAAAATACTATCCACTTTGCCCATGATCATGAAGATGGAGGAAGAAGGAAAAATAGCCTTGAACGATACTTTTAAGGACTTGATTCCAGCTTATGCGGATACCGAGCTTAAGGATGTTTCGGTGCTCAAGGCATTGTCCCACTATGGCCGCCTGCCTTCTTGGATAGCTTTTTATTTGGATACTTTGGACAAGGACCGGAAGCCATCAACGGAGTTTTACAGTCCCAACCCTTCAGAAGCATTTCCTTATAAAGTGGCCGAGCATTTATACTTGACAAGGGCCTATAAGGATTCCATTTACAATAGAATCGGTCGGCAAAGTTTAAAATCAAACAGGTACAGATATAGCGATGTGGGCTACTACGTTTTTAAGGAATATATTGAAAAGACCTACAGTAGACCCATTGATGAGTTGGTGAATGAATTTTTGTACAGACCAATGGGTTTGCAGCGAACGACCTTTAACCCGCTCAAAAAATTTCCCAAAACGGAGATAGTTCCTTCAGAGGAGGACGACTATTACAGATATCAAACAGTGCAGGGGTATGTTCATGATATGGGAGCGGCCATGCAGGGCGGAGTAGGAGGACATGCGGGGCTCTTTAGCACGGCCAACGAGATAGCAAAGATCATGCAGATGTATTTACAGGGAGGTTATTATGGGGGCGAACGTTTTTTTAATGCCAGAACGGTAAAGCGCTTCAATACCTGCTATTTCTGTAACAAGAATGTGAGGAGGGGCGTTGGTTTTGATAAGCCCCAGTTGGAGGATAGCGGACCTACTTGCGGGTGTGTTTCCAGAAAGAGCTTTGGGCACAGCGGATTTACGGGGACTTACACTTGGGCCGACCCTGATGAGGAAATTGTTTATGTGTTTTTGTCCAATAGGACCTATCCGTCAGCAACAAATACCTTGCTCATAAAATCGGGGCTGCGGACCCGAATACAGCAGGCCATTTATGATTCCATTATTAATTAG
- the bshA gene encoding N-acetyl-alpha-D-glucosaminyl L-malate synthase BshA produces MKIAIVCYPTFGGSGVVATELGIALAERGHEIHFITYRQPVRLELLGNNIHFHEVHVPEYPLFHYQPYELALSSKLVDTIKMYDIELLHVHYAIPHAYAGYMAKKMLQEYGIFIPMITTLHGTDITLVGKHPFYKPAVTFSINKSDVVTSVSEALKKETLKIFDIERDIEVIPNFIETTKYKNVYTDCQRSMMAKEDERIITHISNFRKIKRIPDVIKIFHRIQKEMPAKLIMVGEGPEKEKAEDLCESLGIKDRVLFLGNSNEIDRILCFSDLFLLPSETESFGLAALEAMINKVAIISSNTGGIPEVNIDGVSGYLADVGDVDTMATKAIEILKDDETLQRFKENAFNVASKFDIVHILPLYEDLYDKAYKSRFKNTF; encoded by the coding sequence ATGAAAATAGCGATTGTGTGTTACCCGACCTTTGGCGGTAGTGGTGTTGTTGCCACGGAATTGGGTATTGCCCTTGCAGAACGGGGCCACGAAATACACTTTATCACCTACCGTCAGCCCGTCCGATTGGAACTTTTGGGAAACAATATCCATTTTCATGAGGTGCACGTACCCGAATATCCGTTGTTCCATTATCAACCCTATGAACTGGCCCTATCCAGCAAATTGGTGGATACCATCAAAATGTATGATATAGAACTGCTGCATGTGCATTATGCCATTCCGCATGCCTATGCCGGGTATATGGCCAAAAAAATGCTACAGGAATATGGTATTTTTATACCGATGATCACCACCCTTCACGGAACGGATATCACCTTGGTGGGCAAACATCCTTTTTATAAGCCGGCCGTTACCTTCAGTATCAATAAATCAGATGTGGTGACCTCTGTTTCCGAGGCACTAAAAAAGGAAACCTTAAAGATTTTTGATATTGAAAGGGACATTGAGGTCATCCCCAACTTTATAGAGACCACCAAGTATAAAAATGTTTATACAGATTGCCAACGGAGCATGATGGCCAAGGAAGATGAACGGATCATAACCCATATCAGTAACTTTAGAAAGATAAAACGGATTCCGGATGTGATCAAAATATTCCATCGTATCCAAAAAGAAATGCCCGCTAAACTGATTATGGTGGGCGAGGGTCCGGAAAAGGAAAAGGCGGAAGATCTTTGCGAATCGTTGGGGATCAAGGATAGGGTGCTCTTTTTGGGGAACAGTAACGAGATCGATCGCATCCTTTGTTTTTCCGATCTGTTCCTATTGCCTTCCGAAACAGAGAGTTTTGGTCTGGCGGCATTGGAGGCCATGATCAATAAAGTAGCCATAATCTCCAGCAATACCGGAGGTATTCCCGAAGTAAATATCGATGGCGTATCCGGTTATTTGGCGGATGTTGGCGATGTGGACACCATGGCGACAAAGGCCATTGAGATTTTGAAGGATGATGAAACCTTGCAACGGTTCAAGGAAAACGCATTCAATGTGGCTTCCAAATTTGATATTGTACACATTCTTCCCTTGTATGAGGATCTTTACGATAAGGCATATAAATCAAGATTTAAAAACACGTTTTAG